The Engystomops pustulosus chromosome 2, aEngPut4.maternal, whole genome shotgun sequence genomic interval CCTTTCATCCCAGCCGTCACGCAGGGTCTGTGTCTCTGATTTTTGGGTGAGGGATATTTTGGTGAGTAGGaggtgtttgtatacagaggtcgGTATTATGTATGGCCGCTCTGGCTTCTCCTGTCAATATCCATAGAAAATTACTAGCCGCACCCTAAATTTGGTTGGGgccctgctctataatttggcgTGTGCTGGTCGCCATGTTCTCTGGCCTCTCCATCCTGGGAATACGCATCAGTACTTCACATAACCTTCCATCTGCCTCCTCCGCTCCCCCGTACAGCGCTGGTCCGctccactcatcactacccaacccatcttctatccccccctttaCTACCAGCATTTTAGGTGTTAAAATTTGCATTCCCATTAACTTCAAGTCCAGGTCCCaaaccaatttttttccaaatgtttGGCTAAACGCGTCATACCTGAATTTCGACAGACCTGCTCTTCACTACTGGTGACTTACCTCCCAGGTAGGCGCAGTTGTAGTAGCTGCACTTCCTGTAGGTGCTCTCCACGATGATCTGGTTCTCTACCTCATCGTAGCTTCTGATCCGGAACACTTCATTCATTGGAATCAATAAACCCTTAACCAATGGAAAAACTGAGAATTGTAGCATTTTCATCCCAAAACACGTGTTAATGATGAGCGATAAGTCACCGTTTTTCTTTTTCGGTTCATTATTAGTAATAAATAATCCAATTCCTGAAAATCGTACCTCCGGGGCAAGAGGCTTCTGAACTTGAAGATGGAGTTCCTGATATACAGTGACGAGTTTCCCACCACAGCCGGGTCGTAGTAGAGACAAGGCTCGGGTAAGGTAGAAATGAAATGAATGGTACCTGAAGGACTTGGGATCTTGGAATCGTCTCAAAGCATTTATGATACTTACGCTTATATTTAAATCTAAAAACCAGAAGGTCAACAATGCGATCCCGTATTCATCCTTAAAACCTTCCGGAATATTTTTCAGGTAAGGTTTTGCGCTTTCCCAAACTTCAGCTGCTTCATTCCACTGCTTTTTAAATTCAGCTGAAGCCATTTTCTCCTTCTCCAGTATTTCGGGGGCTAATGTCTCCATTTCCTCGGTGCATCCGATGTATTGGTCATCAAAAAACCCCTCCTGCATGCGGAACGTAGCTGTCAGGCACAAAACCTGGAAAATACAACAGATTTAGTTACAGAGAATCCGATACTATGCTTCACCGACCAGAACTAACTGCGGAGTTATGTAGGGCTACACCCACACGTGTCTCTCGAGTCTTTGGTTTTATTTTCTTTCGGCTTCTTCTTGTGTGCCAAAATTATCTTTAGAAATAAATAGGCTAAAGCTCATCTGCTTGAACAAATGTTTTGGACCCCGATTCCTTGAAGTTGTTTTGGTGTGTGCGTCAGCATTATACTCTGCCCAAGTCCTGGCTTGACCTGACTATGATCCTTATTTGTCTGCCCTGACTTCTGGCCTCTAAACTTTACTTATAGGCCCTTATAGGGTCACTCATCATATACATTTTAATGTTTCTCGGGTCACTTCCGGTGATGCTCCTTGTTGGcagatggaggaggccgtgcagtGATTACTGTCTGAACCCCCTCCTTGTCTCCATGATAGCCACTCCCATATCTGTGGTTAGAGGGGCATTCCATGAACATCCGCACCTGCCCCTCACTCTACTGACATGGGAGTGATTATCCCAGACGGGGCATGTAGACCTTCATCactgcacggcctcctccatctcccggataTGGGAATAGAcggcaacattttaaaaattattataggaatatacactcaccggccactttattaggtacacctgtccaactgctcattaacacttaatttctaatcagctaatcacacggcggcaactcagtgcacttaggcatgtagacatggtcaagacaatctcctgcagttcaaaccgagcatcagtatggggaagaaaggtgatttgaggcctttgaacgtggcatggttgttggtgccagaagggctggtctgaatatttcagaaactgctgatctactgggattttcacgcacaaccatctctagggtttacagagaatggtccgaaaaagaaaaaacatccagtgagcggcagttctgtgggctgaAATGCCTTgtagatgccagaggtcagaggagaatgggcagactggttcgagctgatagaaaggcaacagtgactcaaatcgccacccgttacaaccaaggtaggcaga includes:
- the LOC140116848 gene encoding ecto-ADP-ribosyltransferase 5-like translates to MQEGFFDDQYIGCTEEMETLAPEILEKEKMASAEFKKQWNEAAEVWESAKPYLKNIPEGFKDEYGIALLTFWFLDLNISVSIINALRRFQDPKSFRYHSFHFYLTRALSLLRPGCGGKLVTVYQELHLQVQKPLAPEVRFSGIGLFITNNEPKKKNGDLSLIINTCFGMKMLQFSVFPLVKGLLIPMNEVFRIRSYDEVENQIIVESTYRKCSYYNCAYLGGTKSPNCSHIIRSSGEKQRYY